One region of Catenuloplanes indicus genomic DNA includes:
- a CDS encoding type 1 glutamine amidotransferase → MGTALVVENDPADDVRRLGEWLTEAGLTLEIRRPHAGDELPETLDGYAALVVLGGEQHAYPPGAPWFPRLESLLRKAVRHRTPTLAVCLGAQLLATAHNGTVARSASGPEIGPALVGRRDAADADPLFRYVPLLPDVLQWHVDEITELPHGAVLLAASTRFPHQAFRLGDRAWGVQFHIECDADMIARWAANDDGLLAGLGYAPQDVIDACAAALADVEEIWQPFAARFAALALGTLSGAGRSLPLLEP, encoded by the coding sequence GTGGGTACGGCGCTGGTGGTGGAGAACGATCCTGCGGACGACGTCCGGCGACTCGGCGAGTGGCTGACCGAGGCGGGCCTGACGCTCGAGATCCGTCGCCCCCATGCGGGCGACGAGCTGCCGGAGACGCTGGACGGTTACGCCGCCCTGGTGGTGCTGGGCGGCGAACAGCACGCCTATCCACCCGGCGCACCCTGGTTCCCCCGGCTGGAGAGCCTGCTCCGCAAGGCCGTCCGGCACCGCACGCCGACGCTCGCGGTCTGCCTCGGCGCGCAACTGCTCGCCACCGCGCACAACGGCACGGTGGCCCGCAGCGCGTCCGGTCCGGAGATCGGCCCGGCGCTGGTCGGCCGGCGGGACGCGGCCGACGCCGACCCGCTGTTCCGGTACGTACCGTTGCTGCCCGATGTTCTGCAGTGGCACGTCGACGAGATCACCGAGCTGCCGCACGGCGCGGTGCTGCTGGCCGCGTCCACCCGCTTCCCGCACCAGGCGTTCCGGCTCGGCGACCGGGCCTGGGGCGTGCAGTTCCACATCGAGTGCGACGCCGACATGATCGCCCGCTGGGCCGCGAACGACGACGGCCTGCTGGCCGGCCTCGGCTACGCGCCACAGGACGTGATCGACGCCTGCGCGGCCGCGCTCGCCGACGTGGAGGAGATCTGGCAGCCGTTCGCGGCCCGGTTCGCCGCGCTGGCGCTCGGCACGCTCTCCGGCGCCGGCCGCTCGCTGCCGCTGCTGGAGCCGTAG
- a CDS encoding sugar ABC transporter substrate-binding protein, whose translation MRTTRRRVLAGLAGLTVLGACGDPRGAGMPKIAYLVPDTASNFSIELGLGYQAGAARVAGVEMSVSGPQVVDGARQAQQLEELADDRIDGISVTTLSPELLARPMAAATKAGIQLIAVGVQPPPSSGVPLLVGNDNYELGRMLADEIIARLPANATGTVVLGTIAPGVPTMDFRTQGMRDRFVEKLPGVTVTGPYDTAQDVPANRAAWARLAGANPNALAFLGNGDPDAFNLASVRAELGGRWLTGAFDLDAQSLAGVRDGHLTAVVSPEHYLKAAVAAWIQAEHAKSGEPLPEGWVYVPGLPVTTENVESVIVRQASAEARAAQLGAQVEQLMAGARSGPRPITDAR comes from the coding sequence ATGAGAACCACTCGCCGTCGGGTGCTGGCCGGGTTGGCGGGGCTGACCGTGCTCGGCGCGTGCGGCGATCCCCGGGGTGCGGGGATGCCGAAGATCGCGTATCTGGTGCCGGACACCGCGTCGAACTTCTCGATCGAGCTCGGCCTCGGCTACCAGGCCGGCGCCGCGCGGGTGGCCGGTGTGGAGATGTCGGTCTCCGGCCCGCAGGTGGTCGACGGCGCACGCCAGGCACAGCAGCTCGAGGAGCTGGCGGACGACCGGATCGACGGCATCTCGGTCACCACGCTCTCCCCCGAGCTGCTCGCCCGGCCGATGGCCGCGGCCACCAAGGCCGGCATTCAGCTGATCGCGGTCGGCGTGCAGCCACCGCCGTCGTCCGGCGTACCGCTGCTGGTCGGCAACGACAACTACGAACTGGGCCGGATGCTGGCGGACGAGATCATCGCCCGGCTGCCGGCGAACGCGACCGGGACCGTGGTGCTCGGTACGATCGCACCCGGCGTGCCGACCATGGACTTCCGAACCCAGGGCATGCGCGACCGGTTCGTGGAGAAGCTGCCCGGCGTGACGGTCACCGGGCCGTACGACACCGCGCAGGACGTACCGGCGAACCGGGCCGCGTGGGCCCGGCTGGCCGGCGCGAACCCGAACGCGCTGGCGTTCCTCGGCAACGGCGACCCGGACGCGTTCAACCTGGCGTCGGTCCGGGCCGAGCTGGGCGGGCGCTGGCTGACCGGCGCGTTCGACCTGGACGCACAGTCGCTGGCCGGGGTGCGCGACGGGCACCTCACCGCGGTCGTCTCGCCGGAGCACTACCTGAAGGCCGCGGTCGCCGCCTGGATCCAGGCCGAGCACGCGAAGAGCGGCGAGCCGCTGCCGGAGGGCTGGGTCTACGTCCCCGGCCTGCCGGTCACCACGGAGAACGTGGAGTCGGTCATCGTCCGGCAGGCGTCCGCGGAGGCGCGGGCCGCCCAGCTCGGCGCGCAGGTCGAGCAGCTGATGGCGGGCGCCCGGTCGGGTCCCCGGCCGATCACCGATGCCCGCTGA
- a CDS encoding GGDEF domain-containing protein: protein MPARFTGGRGAARMAIAGLALSLLALAALAMASNLVMQRATSGVGRLNQISDEWGQVFQSLNAEQDAMRDYLRAGSDVGRKPLASVIGGGEPHLLWLSTHADADDRQAVTVVLPAYRSYGTTLHRMIELGDGEATTELQLQAAQADLAEQALRKQITAQMDRTRLETTAFLEVAETQNNRLRTASLVMIVLVLLPLGLSAAVLVGYQRRIERQAEASRYQALHDPLTGLANRLLLHEQTDRAVREAARHDDRIALLLIDLNRFKEVNDTLGHAVGDLLLQRVAERLRTAVRDSDTAARLGGDEFAVLLPRLSTTGDALLVARRIADAFAEPIVLDDGQVLRSHGSIGISIFPSDASDASQLLQHADIAMYAAKRAGLGPTIYTAALDEEPAAL, encoded by the coding sequence ATGCCGGCGCGGTTCACCGGCGGGCGCGGCGCCGCCCGGATGGCGATCGCGGGCCTGGCGCTGAGCCTGCTCGCGCTGGCCGCGCTCGCCATGGCCTCGAACCTGGTGATGCAGCGCGCCACGTCCGGCGTCGGCCGGCTCAACCAGATCAGCGACGAGTGGGGCCAGGTCTTCCAGAGCCTGAACGCGGAGCAGGACGCGATGCGCGACTATCTGCGGGCCGGCAGCGACGTCGGGCGCAAGCCGCTCGCCTCGGTGATCGGCGGTGGCGAACCGCACCTGCTCTGGCTGTCCACGCACGCGGACGCGGACGACCGCCAGGCGGTGACGGTCGTGCTGCCCGCGTACCGGTCGTACGGCACGACGCTGCACCGGATGATCGAGCTCGGCGACGGCGAGGCGACCACGGAGCTTCAGCTGCAGGCGGCGCAGGCGGACCTGGCCGAGCAGGCGCTGCGGAAGCAGATCACCGCGCAGATGGATCGCACCCGGCTGGAGACCACCGCGTTCCTGGAGGTGGCGGAGACGCAGAACAACCGGCTGCGTACCGCGTCGCTGGTCATGATCGTCCTGGTGCTGCTGCCGCTGGGCCTGTCGGCCGCCGTGCTGGTCGGCTACCAGCGCCGGATCGAGCGGCAGGCGGAGGCGAGCCGCTACCAGGCGTTGCACGATCCGCTCACCGGCCTGGCGAACCGGCTGCTCCTTCACGAACAGACCGACCGGGCGGTACGCGAGGCCGCGCGCCACGACGACCGGATCGCGCTGCTGCTGATCGACCTCAACCGGTTCAAGGAGGTCAACGACACGCTCGGCCACGCGGTCGGCGACCTGCTGCTGCAACGCGTCGCGGAACGACTCAGGACGGCGGTCCGCGACTCGGACACGGCCGCGCGGCTCGGCGGCGACGAGTTCGCGGTGCTGCTGCCGCGGCTGTCCACGACCGGCGACGCGCTCCTGGTGGCGCGGCGGATCGCGGACGCGTTCGCCGAACCGATCGTGCTGGACGACGGCCAGGTGCTGCGCAGCCACGGCAGCATCGGCATCTCGATCTTCCCGTCCGACGCGTCGGACGCCAGCCAGCTGCTGCAGCACGCGGACATCGCGATGTACGCGGCGAAGCGCGCCGGCCTCGGACCGACGATCTACACGGCCGCGCTCGACGAGGAGCCCGCCGCGCTGTAA
- a CDS encoding RNA polymerase sigma factor, which produces MQQPEDLDVALRAAQSGDEEAFRLLYRVQQPVLLRYLRVLAGDDAEDVASEAWLQIARDLAGFSGDWDGFRGWTATIARHRAMDSLRAQRRRPVSALPVEALPEPRLTTGEDAADRALELLDTEAAVALIAALPRDQAEAVMLRVVIGLDARATGRILGKRAGAVRTAAYRGLKTLAERLAPAARPVHRVTHSATPALREVR; this is translated from the coding sequence ATGCAGCAACCGGAGGACCTCGACGTCGCGCTGCGCGCCGCGCAGTCCGGCGACGAGGAGGCGTTCCGGCTGCTCTACCGCGTCCAGCAACCAGTCCTGCTGCGCTACCTGCGCGTCCTGGCCGGCGACGACGCCGAGGACGTGGCCTCCGAGGCGTGGCTGCAGATCGCCCGCGACCTGGCCGGCTTCTCCGGCGACTGGGACGGCTTCCGCGGGTGGACCGCGACCATCGCCCGGCACCGCGCCATGGACAGCCTGCGCGCGCAGCGCCGCCGCCCGGTCTCCGCGCTGCCGGTCGAGGCGCTGCCCGAGCCGCGGCTGACCACCGGCGAGGACGCGGCCGACCGGGCGCTCGAACTGCTCGACACGGAGGCCGCGGTCGCGCTGATCGCGGCACTCCCCCGCGACCAGGCCGAGGCTGTGATGCTGCGCGTGGTGATCGGGCTGGACGCGAGGGCGACCGGGCGGATCCTCGGCAAGCGTGCCGGTGCGGTGCGCACGGCGGCGTACCGGGGACTGAAGACGCTGGCCGAACGCCTCGCACCGGCGGCCCGCCCGGTGCACCGGGTGACACATTCGGCGACCCCGGCGCTGAGGGAGGTGAGATGA